In a genomic window of Scomber japonicus isolate fScoJap1 chromosome 17, fScoJap1.pri, whole genome shotgun sequence:
- the rpl7l1 gene encoding 60S ribosomal protein L7-like 1: MAESESKKVIKLVPEYLLKKRKAYQAIKATQAKLALLEKRKVSKGKPLKFKRLEDFLKDSHRRHRDDTRIRRNEHRPPAPLPPAKNRLAFAVRIREIKGVSPKVMKVIQMLRLRKIFSGAFVKINKTSVAMMKMVEPYVAWGFPNLKSVRELILKRGQTRIGRRRVPLTDNTFIEQHMGKHSIICLEDLIHEIYSVGRSFRAANNFLLPFKLSVARHAAKDKAGILKDLGNPGFRGTDINSIIRQLN; encoded by the exons ATGGCAGAATCAGA ATCCAAAAAAGTCATCAAGTTAGTTCCTGAGTATCTCCTGAAGAAGAGGAAAGCATACCAAGCTATTAAAGCTACACAGGCCAAACTTGCCCTGCTTGAAAAGAGAAAG gtgtcaAAGGGCAAACCGCTGAAGTTCAAGCGTTTGGAAGACTTCTTAAAGGACAGCCACAGGAGACACCGCGATGACACCCGCATCCGCAGAAATGAACACAGGCCGCCTGCTCCTCTGCCTCCAGCCAAGAACAGACTGGCCTTCGCTGTCCGCATCAGAGA GATTAAAGGCGTCAGTCCCAAAGTGATGAAGGTGATCCAGATGTTGAGGCTGAGGAAGATCTTCAGCGGGGCCTTCGTCAAAATCAACAAGACGTCTGTAGCCATGATGAAGATGGTGGAGCCCTATGTGGCATGGGG ATTTCCGAACTTGAAGTCTGTTCGTGAGCTCATTCTGAAGAGAGGACAGACCAGGATAGGCAGGAGGAGAGTTCCTCTCACTGATAACACCTTCATCGAGCAGCACATGG GTAAACACAGCATCATCTGTCTGGAGGACCTGATTCATGAGATCTACTCCGTGGGCAGAAGCTTCCGGGCGGCCAACAACTTCCTGTTGCCTTTCAAGCTGTCGGTGGCTCGTCACGCTGCCAAGGACAAGGCCGGGATCCTGAAGGACCTGGGCAACCCCGGCTTCCGCGGCACGGACATTAACTCCATCATCAGACAGCTCAACTGA